The proteins below come from a single Mycolicibacterium sp. TY81 genomic window:
- a CDS encoding glycosyltransferase family 4 protein, producing MTTPKTAFILSKDPVLEHTGDVALARMLMQLAADSSEVSAIALSPQPGTVTADLIPGGLPLERVHKPAVRPHRLLIDSLRRRRSLVHVRFDTDELVRAIDRSDADVFVAEHSYMAESFFRSKHFGKKRFVVNTNVSESLVWRASRGALGRVEEPRLVRDELRVARAADAVSTYDAEEAEYYRDNGVRDARFMDITMPPGTQVDVAASPPRLVFMGTRDWPPNQEGFLRALELWPRISAGIAGAELCIIGAKKPGAADPVYPDGVRDLGFVDDLGAFLATCRALIAPIRTGGGVRVKLLDTIRIGLPAVATTAAIGSLGPIFGLRALDEDAAFIAECRRLLTDVPAAVDLGNQLYEINRQRWQDRLPHKAVADLLRGDGQV from the coding sequence ATGACCACACCGAAGACCGCGTTCATCCTGTCGAAAGACCCGGTGCTCGAACACACCGGTGACGTCGCACTGGCCCGCATGCTCATGCAGCTGGCCGCCGACTCGTCCGAGGTGTCGGCCATCGCGCTGTCGCCCCAACCGGGCACCGTCACCGCCGACCTGATCCCCGGTGGCCTGCCGCTGGAGCGGGTCCACAAGCCGGCCGTGCGTCCGCACCGGCTGCTCATCGACTCCCTGCGGCGCCGGCGCAGCCTGGTGCATGTCCGATTCGACACCGACGAACTGGTCCGTGCCATCGACCGCAGCGACGCCGACGTGTTCGTCGCCGAACACAGCTACATGGCCGAATCGTTCTTCCGCAGCAAGCATTTCGGGAAGAAGCGGTTCGTCGTCAACACGAACGTGAGCGAGTCGCTGGTCTGGCGGGCGTCGCGCGGCGCGCTCGGCCGCGTCGAGGAACCGCGGCTGGTCCGCGACGAGCTGCGCGTCGCGCGCGCGGCCGACGCCGTCAGTACCTACGACGCCGAGGAAGCCGAGTACTACCGCGACAACGGTGTCCGGGACGCCCGGTTCATGGACATCACGATGCCGCCCGGTACCCAGGTCGACGTCGCGGCCTCCCCGCCGCGGCTGGTGTTCATGGGTACCCGCGACTGGCCACCCAACCAGGAGGGGTTCCTGCGGGCCCTCGAACTGTGGCCGCGGATCTCCGCCGGGATCGCCGGCGCCGAACTGTGCATCATCGGGGCCAAGAAACCCGGTGCGGCCGACCCGGTCTATCCCGACGGGGTCCGCGACCTCGGATTCGTCGACGACCTCGGGGCGTTCCTGGCCACGTGCCGGGCCCTGATCGCGCCGATCCGCACCGGCGGAGGAGTCCGGGTCAAGCTGCTCGACACCATCCGGATCGGGCTGCCTGCCGTCGCCACCACGGCGGCCATCGGATCACTCGGGCCGATCTTCGGGCTGCGTGCCCTGGACGAGGACGCGGCGTTCATCGCCGAGTGCCGGCGGCTGCTCACCGACGTGCCGGCCGCCGTCGATCTGGGCAACCAGCTGTACGAGATCAACCGGCAGCGGTGGCAGGACCGGTTGCCGCACAAGGCGGTTGCCGACCTGCTGCGCGGCGATGGTCAGGTGTAG
- a CDS encoding glycosyltransferase family 4 protein, with protein sequence MPVDLREYRLVYIGPAEGQTAVGDYAENFVNAVRPLFGEVVQRRTLGPGAETVAQVRGHRRAVAELVASGKPGRVLVHAELAAGAVSAFWSIAGLRGVPVAATIHDPPQGIWWPARTRFVAQHRLVMHGLHYPLRPLSRRIEGIVNGDRTMVALSRIGADSIKAIYPGTTVAAVPHIISERPRLRPLTERPKAVGFFGHVYRGKGFEQIARIRRELPDDIVIRVAGRGTEALTGGPGVEIVGPVDGPAEDAFFDSVRAVVIPYGKRHFYAETYPASGSVAHAMAYRTPVVCTDYGALAELDERAGALVVRIGDQNPEQVASSLAKAIVSLVDDDERLAEFGRHVEAYREACSGPRTAEAFGRVWTDMLARASVSV encoded by the coding sequence ATGCCGGTCGATCTACGCGAATACCGGTTGGTCTACATCGGTCCGGCCGAAGGCCAGACCGCGGTGGGCGACTACGCCGAGAACTTCGTCAACGCCGTGCGGCCGCTGTTCGGTGAGGTCGTGCAACGCCGCACCCTCGGCCCGGGGGCCGAGACGGTGGCCCAGGTACGAGGCCACCGGCGCGCGGTCGCCGAGCTGGTGGCCTCCGGCAAGCCGGGCCGGGTCTTGGTGCATGCCGAGCTGGCGGCCGGTGCGGTGTCGGCGTTCTGGTCCATCGCCGGATTACGTGGGGTGCCGGTGGCGGCGACGATTCACGATCCGCCGCAGGGCATCTGGTGGCCGGCGCGGACCCGGTTCGTGGCGCAGCACCGGCTCGTCATGCACGGCCTGCACTACCCTTTGCGCCCGCTGTCGCGGCGAATCGAGGGCATCGTCAACGGGGACCGGACGATGGTCGCGCTGAGCCGGATCGGCGCGGACTCCATCAAGGCCATCTACCCCGGCACCACGGTCGCCGCCGTGCCGCACATCATCTCCGAACGACCGCGGCTGCGCCCGCTCACCGAGCGGCCCAAGGCCGTGGGTTTCTTCGGACATGTATACCGCGGCAAGGGTTTCGAGCAGATCGCCCGCATTCGCCGGGAGCTGCCCGACGACATCGTCATCCGGGTGGCGGGCCGGGGAACCGAGGCACTGACCGGTGGCCCGGGCGTGGAGATCGTCGGCCCCGTCGACGGGCCGGCCGAGGACGCGTTCTTCGATTCGGTACGGGCCGTGGTGATTCCGTACGGCAAGCGCCACTTCTACGCCGAGACCTACCCGGCGTCCGGTTCGGTCGCCCACGCGATGGCGTACCGCACCCCCGTCGTCTGCACCGACTACGGCGCCCTGGCCGAACTGGACGAGCGCGCCGGCGCACTCGTCGTCCGCATCGGCGACCAGAACCCCGAACAGGTGGCGTCGTCGTTGGCGAAGGCCATCGTGTCCCTCGTCGACGACGATGAGCGACTGGCCGAGTTCGGCCGGCACGTCGAGGCCTACCGCGAGGCCTGCTCCGGGCCGCGGACGGCCGAGGCGTTCGGCCGCGTGTGGACCGACATGTTGGCCCGAGCATCTGTGAGCGTGTGA
- a CDS encoding acyltransferase, which translates to MIGEPATADPADVARKKAAAPTLKLPPDPEWELGEDGRVTYYKMQSMGVARKARNRIGELLFNMFITHIPSHTIRQGFLRLFGATIGEWSTIMRGTTILDIEFLTIGNGTTIGFRCLLDARAGLWIGDNVTIASDVHLLGGGHDINHPDFLPIPIPTVIEDYVWIASRAMVLPALIGRGAVVAAQALVVKDVAPLDVVGGNPAKVFAKRNPDALGYSAKYRPLFC; encoded by the coding sequence GTGATTGGCGAGCCGGCAACGGCAGACCCGGCAGATGTGGCACGCAAGAAGGCGGCCGCACCGACTTTGAAATTGCCGCCGGATCCCGAGTGGGAACTCGGTGAGGACGGCCGCGTCACCTACTACAAGATGCAGAGCATGGGCGTCGCCCGCAAGGCGCGCAACCGAATTGGCGAACTGCTGTTCAACATGTTCATCACGCACATCCCGTCGCACACCATCCGCCAGGGCTTCCTGCGGCTGTTCGGCGCGACCATCGGTGAGTGGTCGACCATCATGCGCGGCACCACGATCCTGGACATCGAATTCCTGACGATCGGCAACGGCACCACCATCGGCTTCCGCTGCCTGCTCGATGCGCGCGCCGGCCTGTGGATCGGCGACAACGTGACCATCGCCAGCGACGTCCACCTGCTCGGCGGTGGGCACGACATCAACCACCCGGACTTCCTGCCGATCCCGATCCCGACGGTGATCGAGGACTACGTCTGGATCGCGAGCCGGGCCATGGTGTTGCCCGCCCTGATCGGCCGCGGCGCCGTCGTCGCCGCGCAGGCGCTCGTGGTCAAGGACGTGGCCCCGCTCGACGTGGTCGGTGGCAACCCCGCCAAAGTGTTCGCCAAGCGTAATCCGGATGCATTGGGCTACAGCGCAAAGTACCGGCCGTTGTTCTGCTGA
- a CDS encoding glycosyltransferase family 4 protein, with protein sequence MAPEAAPVATLKDYRLVYVGPADHETAVGDYAENLTRALRPHVGELVEHRTLGPGSDSAREILGHRRAVAELVAGGKPGRVLVHAELAAGAVSAFWSIAGLRGVPVTATVHDPPQGIWWPGRTKFVARHKLVMHGLHYPLRPVSRMLEGMVNGDRTLFALSQIGAQSIRDVYPNTDVAYAPYLVCERPRVRPVIERPKAVGFFGHVYRGKGFEQIARIRRELPDDIVIRVAGRGTEALPGGPGVEIVGAVDGDAEDAFFDSVRAVVIPYGKRHFYAETYPASSVAAHAMAYRTPVVCTDYGSLAEFGTETGAVVVPMDSDDPKALPAGFSAAIAALLNDETRLKELEANADRTRQERSPENVAAAYAAKWSEMLTRQGRLH encoded by the coding sequence ATGGCGCCAGAAGCGGCGCCGGTCGCCACGCTGAAGGACTACCGCCTGGTGTACGTCGGTCCGGCGGACCACGAGACGGCGGTGGGTGACTACGCCGAGAACCTCACGCGGGCGCTGCGGCCCCATGTCGGCGAACTGGTCGAGCACCGCACGCTGGGACCGGGTTCCGACAGCGCGCGGGAAATCCTGGGGCACCGGCGCGCGGTCGCCGAGCTGGTGGCCGGCGGGAAGCCGGGCCGGGTGCTGGTGCATGCGGAGCTGGCGGCCGGTGCGGTGTCGGCGTTCTGGTCCATCGCGGGGTTGCGCGGCGTGCCGGTGACGGCGACGGTGCACGATCCGCCGCAGGGCATCTGGTGGCCGGGGCGCACGAAGTTCGTGGCGCGGCACAAGCTGGTGATGCACGGCCTGCACTACCCGCTGCGTCCGGTGTCGCGGATGCTCGAGGGCATGGTCAACGGGGACCGGACGTTGTTCGCCCTCAGCCAGATCGGCGCGCAGTCCATTCGCGATGTGTACCCGAACACCGATGTGGCGTATGCCCCTTACCTCGTGTGCGAGCGGCCCCGGGTGCGCCCGGTGATCGAGCGGCCGAAGGCCGTCGGCTTCTTCGGGCATGTGTACCGGGGCAAGGGATTCGAGCAGATCGCGCGCATTCGCCGGGAGCTGCCCGACGACATCGTGATCCGGGTGGCGGGCCGGGGGACCGAAGCGCTGCCCGGTGGCCCGGGGGTGGAGATCGTGGGCGCCGTCGACGGTGATGCCGAGGACGCGTTCTTCGATTCGGTGCGCGCCGTGGTGATTCCGTACGGCAAGCGCCACTTCTACGCCGAGACCTACCCCGCCTCGTCGGTCGCGGCGCACGCCATGGCGTACCGCACCCCGGTGGTGTGCACCGACTACGGCTCTCTGGCCGAGTTCGGCACCGAGACCGGCGCGGTCGTCGTGCCGATGGACTCCGACGACCCCAAGGCACTGCCGGCCGGGTTCTCGGCGGCCATCGCGGCCTTGCTCAACGACGAGACGCGGCTCAAGGAACTCGAGGCGAATGCCGACCGGACGCGCCAGGAGCGGTCGCCGGAGAACGTCGCCGCCGCCTACGCCGCAAAGTGGTCGGAGATGCTGACGCGCCAGGGCCGGCTGCACTGA
- a CDS encoding glycosyltransferase has protein sequence MHSTRKYDGVDGPKVAIAHDYLTQFGGAEKVVLSMTKAFPDAPLYTMLYDPELTYPEFADLDIRVSALNKVGLARKYHRAALPIYPRVAESMFVDADIVLASCSGWSHGFRTNGKKLIYCYNPARWLYQTEAYLGDHANPIKRLGLKLTKKRLLDWDRRQALAADKYLAISTMISGYVKKAYDIDAEVMFAPVAMSRSYAVEPVEELEDKVDLSDPDGSFYLVVCRLLPYKNVDVIVRAFAGSDRQLVVVGNGPEAERLRSMKTDNVTMLHNLTDGQMAWLYKNCRALMSSSFEDYGLTPIEAGVWGRPSVALRFGGFLDTIDEGTTGLYFDEPQPDSVREALDRFESATWDQEKIKHHVSQFTEDAFSARLHEAVDKLAGY, from the coding sequence GTGCATTCGACGCGCAAGTACGACGGAGTGGACGGGCCCAAGGTGGCCATCGCCCACGACTATCTGACCCAGTTCGGCGGCGCGGAAAAGGTTGTCCTCTCGATGACGAAGGCGTTCCCGGACGCCCCGCTGTACACGATGCTGTACGACCCCGAGCTGACCTACCCGGAGTTTGCCGACCTCGACATCCGGGTGTCCGCGCTCAACAAGGTGGGTCTGGCCCGCAAGTACCACCGGGCCGCCCTGCCGATCTATCCGCGCGTGGCCGAGTCCATGTTCGTCGACGCCGACATCGTGCTGGCGAGCTGCAGTGGCTGGTCGCACGGCTTCCGGACCAACGGCAAGAAGCTCATCTACTGCTACAACCCGGCGCGCTGGCTCTACCAGACCGAGGCCTACCTCGGGGACCACGCGAACCCGATCAAGCGCCTGGGCCTCAAGCTCACCAAGAAGCGCCTGCTCGACTGGGACCGCCGGCAGGCGCTCGCGGCCGACAAGTACCTCGCGATCTCGACCATGATCAGCGGATACGTCAAGAAGGCCTACGACATCGACGCCGAGGTGATGTTCGCGCCGGTGGCGATGTCGCGGTCGTACGCCGTCGAACCCGTCGAGGAACTCGAGGACAAGGTCGATCTGAGCGATCCGGACGGCAGCTTCTACCTCGTCGTGTGCCGGCTGCTGCCGTACAAGAACGTCGACGTCATCGTGCGGGCTTTCGCGGGTAGTGACCGGCAGCTCGTGGTGGTCGGCAACGGGCCCGAAGCCGAGCGCCTGCGGTCGATGAAGACCGACAATGTCACCATGCTGCACAACCTCACCGACGGGCAGATGGCCTGGCTCTACAAGAACTGCCGGGCGCTGATGTCGTCGAGTTTCGAGGACTACGGTCTGACCCCGATCGAAGCGGGCGTGTGGGGCCGGCCGAGCGTCGCGCTGCGGTTCGGCGGCTTCCTCGACACCATCGACGAGGGCACCACCGGCCTGTATTTCGATGAACCGCAACCGGATTCGGTGCGCGAGGCGCTGGACCGATTCGAGTCGGCGACGTGGGACCAGGAGAAGATCAAACACCACGTCTCCCAGTTCACCGAGGACGCGTTCAGCGCTCGGCTGCATGAGGCAGTCGACAAGCTGGCCGGGTACTGA
- a CDS encoding bifunctional 2-polyprenyl-6-hydroxyphenol methylase/3-demethylubiquinol 3-O-methyltransferase UbiG → MSGTHVDVHYKDLDTLWQGYDESVRSLAEREGVKAVAELGGGANPIIGGDDWSFADERVVIDISATELAKANSRVHTRVADLCKPIDNELAAYDLVFSKMLCEHLPDARTFHENCFKLLRPGGLSVHFFPTLFAFPFVVNLLIPEQAARTVISKLQPGRLQNPHHEKFPAYYRWTTGPTKKAIKRYESVGFQVESWSGSYGHGYYRVLPPLDALERAKSRFLLKHPVPALTSFAAVVLRKPA, encoded by the coding sequence ATGAGCGGTACACACGTGGACGTCCATTACAAGGACCTCGACACCCTCTGGCAGGGCTACGACGAGTCTGTCCGCAGCTTGGCCGAGCGCGAAGGCGTCAAGGCCGTCGCCGAACTCGGGGGCGGCGCCAACCCGATCATCGGCGGTGACGACTGGAGCTTCGCCGACGAGCGCGTCGTCATCGACATCTCGGCCACCGAACTGGCCAAGGCCAACAGCCGCGTGCACACCCGCGTCGCCGATCTGTGCAAGCCGATCGACAACGAACTGGCCGCGTACGACCTGGTGTTCTCCAAGATGCTCTGCGAGCACCTGCCCGACGCCCGCACGTTCCACGAGAACTGCTTCAAACTCCTTCGCCCAGGCGGACTTTCGGTGCATTTCTTCCCGACGCTGTTCGCGTTCCCGTTCGTGGTGAACCTGCTCATCCCGGAGCAGGCGGCGCGCACCGTCATCAGCAAGCTGCAGCCCGGCCGGTTGCAGAACCCGCACCACGAGAAGTTCCCGGCCTACTACCGCTGGACCACCGGACCCACCAAGAAGGCCATCAAGCGCTACGAGAGCGTGGGTTTCCAGGTCGAATCCTGGTCGGGCTCCTACGGCCACGGCTACTACCGTGTGCTCCCCCCGCTCGACGCCCTCGAGCGCGCGAAGAGCCGTTTCCTTCTTAAGCACCCGGTGCCGGCGCTCACGAGTTTCGCGGCTGTGGTCCTGCGCAAACCGGCGTGA